One stretch of Streptomyces hygroscopicus DNA includes these proteins:
- a CDS encoding alpha/beta hydrolase: MAMIDTGRDTCEGTGSGTGRGTGDDADHATDHDGPDTGPDGVRLHVQRLSPPDGRPPTATAVLIHGLLTDSLASWYFTVAPDLAAAGLEVVMYDQRGHGRSERPGSGYRLDTFVTDLERLLDRLDITGPVHLVGNCFGGTVAFAYAMRHPERVAGIAVIEAKPATESWLTEISGILRRVAAELVVHEAESLAWVSAHRGAHTARLAKSAARLVRTTTIAEDVPESRVVSEEQVGAVRCPVLAVYGADSELAGQERWLESVLPGTRTVVLPGQGHSVLAEAPTRIRELLLSWIHGCEPGTGAPVADAPLEADAS; this comes from the coding sequence ATGGCGATGATCGACACCGGCCGCGACACCTGCGAGGGCACGGGCAGCGGCACAGGCCGCGGTACGGGCGACGACGCGGACCATGCCACGGACCATGACGGTCCGGATACCGGGCCGGACGGCGTCCGACTGCATGTCCAGCGGCTGTCCCCGCCCGACGGCCGTCCGCCCACCGCCACCGCCGTGCTCATCCACGGTCTGCTCACCGACTCCCTCGCCAGCTGGTACTTCACGGTGGCCCCGGACCTCGCCGCCGCCGGACTGGAGGTGGTGATGTACGACCAGCGGGGACACGGCCGCAGCGAGCGCCCCGGCTCCGGCTACCGGCTGGACACGTTCGTCACCGATCTGGAGCGGCTGCTCGACCGGCTGGACATCACGGGCCCGGTCCATCTGGTGGGCAACTGCTTCGGCGGAACGGTGGCGTTCGCCTACGCCATGCGCCATCCGGAGCGGGTGGCCGGGATCGCGGTGATCGAGGCGAAACCCGCCACCGAGAGCTGGCTGACCGAGATCAGCGGAATCCTCCGGCGCGTCGCCGCCGAACTGGTCGTCCATGAGGCCGAGTCGCTGGCCTGGGTCAGCGCCCACCGGGGCGCCCACACCGCACGGCTGGCCAAGTCGGCCGCCCGCCTGGTCCGTACGACCACCATCGCCGAGGACGTACCGGAGAGCCGGGTGGTGAGCGAGGAGCAGGTCGGCGCGGTGCGCTGCCCGGTGCTGGCCGTCTACGGCGCCGATTCCGAACTCGCCGGGCAGGAGCGGTGGCTGGAGTCGGTGCTGCCCGGCACTCGGACCGTCGTCCTGCCGGGACAGGGGCATTCGGTCCTCGCCGAGGCGCCCACGCGCATCCGCGAACTGCTGCTGTCCTGGATCCACGGGTGCGAACCGGGCACCGGCGCCCCGGTGGCGGACGCACCCCTGGAGGCCGATGCCTCATGA
- a CDS encoding acyl carrier protein yields the protein MTTVNQTASAPPVDAPAVLAEISGMLRAMLDEYGLDEIEVTMRTRFTQDLELESIDLVTLAGSLEARYGRQVNFAEFVAGLELDEIIDLAVGQLVEYVVRSLRAAGGS from the coding sequence GTGACCACCGTCAATCAGACCGCCTCGGCACCCCCCGTCGACGCACCGGCCGTGCTCGCGGAGATATCCGGGATGCTCCGGGCCATGCTCGACGAATACGGCCTCGACGAGATCGAGGTCACCATGCGGACCCGCTTCACCCAGGATCTGGAGCTGGAGAGCATCGACCTGGTGACGCTGGCCGGCAGCCTGGAGGCCCGGTACGGCAGACAGGTCAACTTCGCCGAGTTCGTGGCGGGCCTGGAGCTCGACGAGATCATCGACCTCGCCGTGGGGCAACTCGTCGAGTACGTCGTCCGGAGCCTCAGGGCAGCCGGGGGGAGCTGA